From the Micromonospora sp. WMMA1363 genome, the window AGCCGCAAAGGGGCACCACCGCAAACGAGCGCAGCCAGATCCCGCTGAGCAGCAACGAAATCCGCCGCCTGTTCGCCCACCTCGTCCTGACCACCCGCCGTCGAGCCGACCACATCCTGCGCTGGTCCGACTTCCGCCGTCGCCGCCAGGAACAAGCCCGAGCCGCCCACTACCGCAAACGACTCAAACCGCCATAAGTCACGACCCGCCGTTGCAGTATTAGGCCCTTGGGCGGGGTAGCCGACTGCCGGCATTGCCGTGCCCGGACTCGATCGGACACCGCCGTGCGGCGACCTCGGGTCGACCACTCCCGACTTCCGCGAAGTGGAGTGGATCACCGTGGCCGTGCGGTGCAGGATGGTGGGATGGGACGGGCGACTGATCGGCGTGGGGTGCTGCGGATCGACCTCGACGCGGCGGACGACCGCACCTCGGTCCAGCGCCGGGACACTCTCGCCGTGGAGGAACCGTTGGAGATCCGGGTGGGCCCGGCCGGTCCCGGGCGGCGGCGCCCGCTCGCGGTCACCATGCGCACCCCCGGTGACGACCTGGACCTGGCGGTCGGCTTCCTGCTCACCGAAGGGTTGATCAGGTCTGCCGACGACGTACGCACCGCGCAGCTCTGCGCCGGGGCGGAGGCCCCCAACACGTACAACGTGGTGGACGTCGTGCTCGCGCCCGACGTACGGAGCCAACCGTCGACCCGGCCCGTACTTCTACACGACCAGTTCCTGCGGCGTGTGCGGCAAGGCGAGCATCGACGCCGTGCGGACCCGGTCGCGCTTCGGTGTGATCCACGATCCGCTGCGGGTGCCCGCGACGGTCCTGGCTGATCTGCCGGAACGGCTGCGGGCGGCGCAGCACGCCTTTGACCGTACCGGTGGCCTGCACGCGGCCGGGCTGTTCGGTGCGGACGGCGAACTGGTGGCCCTCCGCGAGGATGTCGGCCGGCACAACGCCGTCGACAAGGTGGTCGGCTGGGCGGTTCGGCAGCGG encodes:
- a CDS encoding formate dehydrogenase accessory sulfurtransferase FdhD is translated as MGRATDRRGVLRIDLDAADDRTSVQRRDTLAVEEPLEIRVGPAGPGRRRPLAVTMRTPGDDLDLAVGFLLTEGLIRSADDVRTAQLCAGAEAPNTYNVVDVVLAPDVRSQPSTRPVLLHDQFLRRVRQGEHRRRADPVALRCDPRSAAGARDGPG
- a CDS encoding formate dehydrogenase accessory sulfurtransferase FdhD, with the translated sequence MRTRSRFGVIHDPLRVPATVLADLPERLRAAQHAFDRTGGLHAAGLFGADGELVALREDVGRHNAVDKVVGWAVRQRRLPLVGHVLLVSGRASFELTQKAWMAGIPLLAAVSAPSTLAADLAAEAGITLVGFLRGRRMNVYAHPYRITT